One window of the Salvia miltiorrhiza cultivar Shanhuang (shh) chromosome 6, IMPLAD_Smil_shh, whole genome shotgun sequence genome contains the following:
- the LOC130990723 gene encoding uncharacterized protein LOC130990723 has translation MYTEGIKCRIFSITLTGPAQLWFGTLPPNSIYSFEDLQTRFLRQFASSRRVGKSALSLMDIKQDQGETLREYTARFNLAALEVPEAESQIKNCAYVRGLRPGIFFDELQIQRARDFDDIMARLSGYLQLEDAKMARKVENDKHRVKKADEAPERQRHQDRAPFRGLPPRVLPPQGGMPSHQQRTVNEVTRFTEYTPLNKPQDDIFHLIKDQPFFRAPGTYRNGPPQEGPNNKLCEYHNSFGHYTKYCEHLKHQLELLVRQENLDQFIDRENEGQRRNDQRD, from the coding sequence atgtacactgagggcatcaagtgccgtatCTTCTCAATTACTCTTACCGGaccagctcagttatggtttgggacgcttcCCCCGAATTCTATTTACTCTTTTGAAGACTTACAGACTCGCTTCCTACGACAGTTTGCGAGCTCgcggagggtagggaagtcagctctCTCGCTGATGGACATCAAGCAGGATCAGGGTGAGACATTGCGGGAGTACACAGCGAGGTTTAATCTTGCCGCTCTGgaagtgccagaggcagaatcacaaATCAAAAATTGCGCATATGTTCgaggactcaggccggggatcttcTTTGACGAATTGCAAATCCAACGAGCAAGGGATTTCGATGATATTATGGCAAGGTTGTCAGGTTACTTACAGTTAGAGGACGCCAAGATGGCGAGAAAAGTGGAAAATGATAAACACAGGGTCAAAAAGGCCGATGAAGCACCCGAGAGACAGAGACaccaagatagggccccattcagagggttgcctccgagGGTActgccaccccagggaggaatgccgtcTCATCAACAACGCACTGTGAATGAGGTTACGCGGTTTACTGAGTACACGCCCTTGAATAAACCACAAGATGACATTTTCCATTTAATAAAAGACCAACCgttctttcgggcaccgggaacctaTCGGAATGGGCCACCACAGGAGGGGCCTAATAACAAGCTATGTGAGTATCACAATTCTTTTGGACATTACACAAAATATTGCGAacatcttaagcaccaattggaaTTACTGGTGCGCCAGGAAAATCTCGACCAATTCATTGACAGAGAAAATGAGGGCCAGAGGCGGAATGATCAGAGAGATTAa